One segment of Magnetospirillum sp. 15-1 DNA contains the following:
- a CDS encoding sensor histidine kinase, giving the protein MTRQHGDRRWSGWLLRALAVLCLLLPGLAGASEGAPLVLAGDAASFPLSGRLTAYTGDDGSAAADEVADKPFSPGFPAITTGTIWLRFQVMRPSGQPAEWLLAFGEPDMDDVRVYGPGLTETRLGRSIPNRDLEVAGRLHVARLILPEAQPVTILLRLSSQHKIRLEEAALWRPAALVHDEARRSALYGLHMGTLLVLAVISGLSGAWLRDGPMLAYTLYVTTILCRGLVHTGIAPLIFSGAGRDANYLLSGIGLLGGAAAMLLLWDRILDLRGTVPRLHRLFLAGIVLILLGLLLVLHPAFHFVVLPVQILSAAGGLVGMALAAGRALRRRGDVVTRIYLLAFLPVVIAWIVELAARMTAQIPPDLGRSIDVGASILHVALLCGALAYRLHLIQRARLRAELALAGEQLTRQRLRTFFDMVAHEFKTPLAIIDSAVQVVELELSPGRVRPVVSERFIAIRRAVRRLVKLIEACLAGERDMALALRLLPMAPADLLERVVERNRDPDQADMEVTTIDLPERCIADAELLGIALDALIDNARRYGPAGQPVEITARGADGHLELVVADRGPGIAAAEAERIFEKYYRGSNATGIPGTGIGLHLVKAVAEMHGGRVSCRPRDGGGSEFALAVPVTA; this is encoded by the coding sequence ATGACGCGCCAGCATGGGGATCGCCGGTGGAGCGGGTGGCTCTTGCGCGCCCTGGCGGTGCTGTGCCTGCTGCTGCCCGGACTGGCCGGAGCAAGCGAGGGAGCGCCTCTGGTTCTGGCGGGGGATGCCGCGTCCTTTCCACTCTCCGGCCGGCTGACCGCCTATACCGGCGACGACGGTTCCGCCGCGGCGGACGAGGTGGCGGACAAGCCCTTTTCCCCCGGCTTTCCCGCCATCACCACCGGCACCATCTGGCTCCGCTTTCAGGTGATGCGCCCCTCGGGGCAACCCGCCGAGTGGCTTCTCGCCTTCGGTGAGCCGGATATGGACGACGTCCGGGTCTACGGTCCCGGGCTGACCGAGACGCGGCTGGGGCGCAGCATCCCCAACCGGGACCTCGAGGTGGCGGGGCGTCTGCACGTGGCCCGCCTGATCCTGCCCGAGGCCCAGCCGGTGACCATCCTTCTGCGCCTGTCGTCGCAGCACAAGATCCGCCTGGAGGAGGCCGCCCTGTGGCGGCCCGCCGCCCTTGTCCACGACGAGGCGAGGCGATCGGCGCTTTATGGCCTGCATATGGGGACGCTGCTGGTTCTGGCGGTGATTTCCGGCCTGTCCGGAGCATGGCTGCGGGACGGGCCCATGCTGGCCTATACTCTCTACGTAACGACGATCCTGTGCCGGGGGCTTGTCCATACCGGTATCGCTCCCTTGATCTTTTCCGGGGCGGGGCGTGACGCAAATTACCTTCTGAGCGGTATCGGCCTGCTGGGAGGCGCGGCGGCAATGCTGCTGCTGTGGGACCGCATCCTTGACCTGCGCGGAACGGTGCCTCGCCTGCATCGCCTGTTCCTGGCTGGGATAGTGCTGATCTTGCTGGGGCTGCTGCTGGTGCTGCACCCGGCTTTTCACTTTGTCGTGCTGCCGGTGCAGATTCTGTCGGCGGCCGGAGGGCTGGTGGGGATGGCCCTGGCGGCGGGGCGGGCGTTGCGTCGCCGCGGCGACGTGGTGACCCGCATCTACCTGCTGGCCTTCCTGCCTGTGGTGATTGCCTGGATTGTCGAACTGGCCGCCCGGATGACGGCTCAGATTCCTCCCGACCTGGGCCGCAGCATCGATGTCGGAGCGAGCATCCTGCACGTGGCTTTGCTGTGCGGTGCCCTGGCCTACCGCCTTCATCTCATCCAGCGCGCCCGTCTCCGGGCCGAGCTGGCCCTGGCCGGCGAGCAGTTGACCCGCCAGCGTCTGCGCACCTTCTTCGACATGGTGGCTCACGAATTCAAGACGCCGCTGGCCATCATCGACAGCGCCGTGCAGGTGGTGGAATTGGAACTGAGCCCCGGCCGGGTGCGGCCCGTGGTGTCGGAGCGCTTTATCGCCATCCGCCGGGCGGTGCGCCGTCTGGTGAAGCTGATCGAGGCCTGCCTGGCCGGCGAGCGCGACATGGCGCTGGCATTGCGCCTGCTGCCCATGGCGCCGGCCGATCTGCTGGAACGGGTGGTGGAGCGCAACCGCGACCCCGATCAGGCCGACATGGAGGTCACCACCATCGACCTGCCTGAACGCTGCATCGCCGACGCCGAACTGCTGGGGATCGCCCTGGATGCCCTGATCGACAACGCCCGCCGTTACGGTCCCGCCGGCCAGCCGGTGGAAATCACCGCTCGCGGGGCCGACGGTCACCTGGAGCTGGTGGTCGCCGATCGGGGGCCCGGTATCGCCGCCGCTGAAGCCGAGCGGATTTTCGAGAAGTATTATCGGGGTTCCAACGCCACGGGCATACCCGGCACCGGCATCGGCCTGCATCTGGTGAAGGCCGTCGCCGAGATGCACGGCGGCCGCGTCTCCTGCCGCCCCCGCGATGGCGGCGGCAGTGAATTCGCCCTGGCGGTACCGGTTACAGCTTGA
- a CDS encoding sulfite exporter TauE/SafE family protein yields MPNIYLPIAEQSVGILSLLAVGGGIGILSGIFGVGGGFLLTPLLIMLGIPPAVAVASGANQVLGSSVSGVFAHWRRRNVDVKMAVFLLVGGFVGSAVGVWLFALLKRLGQIDLVISLSYVGLLGLVGGLMLIETLMSMRAGATGKPPGKRHIHHVWHGLPFRTRFPRSGLYISALLPLGVGAFGGLLAALMGVGGGFILVPLMIYVLGMPTAVVIGTSLFQMIFVTANVTFLQAITTQSVDLPLALILLAGGAVGAQFGSRLGARLGGEKLRLLLALIVLAVCVQMTGSLVLPPADPFTLE; encoded by the coding sequence TTGCCGAACATCTATCTGCCTATCGCCGAACAATCGGTCGGCATCCTGAGCCTGCTGGCGGTGGGCGGCGGAATCGGAATCCTGTCGGGTATTTTCGGCGTGGGTGGCGGCTTCCTGCTGACTCCGCTGCTGATCATGCTGGGCATCCCTCCGGCGGTGGCGGTGGCTTCCGGGGCCAATCAGGTTCTGGGCTCGTCGGTGTCGGGAGTGTTCGCCCACTGGCGGCGGCGCAACGTCGACGTCAAGATGGCGGTGTTCCTGCTGGTCGGCGGCTTCGTCGGCTCGGCGGTCGGCGTCTGGCTGTTCGCCCTCCTGAAGCGCCTGGGGCAGATCGATCTGGTGATCAGCCTGTCCTATGTGGGCCTGCTGGGGCTGGTGGGGGGCTTGATGCTGATCGAGACCCTGATGTCCATGCGGGCCGGCGCCACCGGCAAGCCGCCGGGCAAGCGCCACATCCACCATGTCTGGCACGGTCTGCCGTTCCGCACCCGCTTTCCCCGCTCCGGCCTTTACATCAGCGCCCTGCTGCCCCTCGGGGTCGGGGCCTTCGGCGGCCTGCTCGCCGCCCTGATGGGGGTGGGCGGCGGTTTCATCCTGGTGCCGCTGATGATCTACGTCCTGGGCATGCCCACCGCCGTGGTGATCGGCACCTCGCTGTTTCAGATGATCTTCGTCACCGCCAACGTCACCTTCCTGCAGGCCATCACCACCCAGTCGGTGGATTTGCCCCTGGCCCTGATTCTGCTGGCCGGCGGCGCGGTGGGGGCGCAGTTCGGCTCTCGCCTGGGGGCCCGGTTGGGCGGCGAGAAGCTGCGCCTGCTGCTGGCGTTGATCGTCCTGGCGGTCTGCGTCCAGATGACCGGCAGTCTGGTCCTGCCGCCCGCCGATCCCTTTACCCTGGAATAG
- a CDS encoding biopolymer transporter ExbD gives MAFNLGTENGSDDPDVMIDINTTPLIDVMLVLLIMLIITIPLQTHSVRLDMPDGPPPPATVLPEVARIDIDPQGLIRWNGEPVPDRADLEARLHQAATAANPPEVHVRPDKAVAYSHVAGVMAAAQHQGVTKLGVVGAEQFLE, from the coding sequence ATGGCCTTCAACCTTGGCACCGAGAACGGCTCCGACGACCCCGACGTGATGATCGACATCAACACCACGCCGCTGATCGACGTCATGCTGGTGCTGCTGATCATGCTGATCATCACCATTCCGCTGCAGACCCATTCGGTGCGCCTCGACATGCCCGACGGGCCGCCGCCGCCCGCCACGGTGCTGCCCGAAGTGGCGCGCATCGATATCGACCCGCAGGGACTGATCCGCTGGAACGGCGAACCGGTCCCCGACCGCGCCGATCTGGAGGCCCGGCTGCATCAGGCGGCCACCGCCGCCAACCCGCCGGAAGTCCACGTCCGCCCCGACAAGGCCGTCGCCTACTCCCATGTGGCCGGCGTGATGGCCGCCGCCCAGCATCAGGGCGTCACCAAGCTGGGGGTGGTGGGAGCGGAACAGTTCCTGGAATAA
- a CDS encoding Tar ligand binding domain-containing protein: MRVNEPITNHEVELPEGTILVSKTDLGGRITFVNQAFVEISGFSEEELIGAPHNLVRHPHMPPAAFADLWTTIKAGKPWEGIVKNRSKNGDHYWVRANATPEMENGQITGYISIRTAPSRAQIEAAEHLYEQIRAGKARNIKVEEGQVVRTTAGARLGRALNSISGRLALIIVGLVLMMGAVAWFTLDGMSDSNDALKIVYEQRTVPAGQFVEIVDRMRENMLLTQQMQLDLINGQPDSIARRALRIRANAEHISAVWSSYRANPLSGEEAELAGDFETRRKDFVEQGLTPAIALAEKGDAAALGRHNTTTVLPLFEQVHEVQKDLMTMQLRQAAELYQGAHSDFLHHMRLGIGTLIVGTVFATFMVVFLIRYLRRPIATLERHFDAIARGDFTHEIKVEPIHEFQRSNAMLRAMEAKLAYSVQERVENARKSQEKLRSEMLNLTELLEGEVDTTVAEISTQAERLKEGAGRLLSTAEELRDKSETVARAIEITSGNVQTVAGATEELEASSREITDRIQRSSEHSEAARRRVDEASTSVGTLTEATARIGDVVSLIQAIAGQTRMLALNATIEAARAGEAGMGFAVVASEVKGLAEQTENAIGRVNAQARDIESTTQQAVATVEAVADTIRDMEQIAGQIAASADEQRAATGEIMSSAVQAADHTRDVAEAAADVLKASEQTGVTARKVSELSMLVNHDIGALQRRLNVILRTSYGGNRRAVERIPASLEFTADFAGHTFSGHTGDISLMGALLVVGNAPKLEGEEGILTFPGVGDIATKAILGSKLGIQCQYLKVGSDTKKRLAEAIEAAQAKDTPFIAAAQKAAADVAQAFEQAISAGRISLAALFESEYSPVPDTDPQQMLAPHTDLADQVVPGIIEPVLASNPRGVFCCAADRNGYVATHNKIYSQPQRPGETAWNTANCRNRRMFDDRTGILAVRNIKEYLAQTYARDMGGGNFVVLKEIDCPIIVGKRHWGAIRYGIKL; this comes from the coding sequence ATGCGTGTGAACGAGCCGATCACCAACCATGAAGTCGAACTTCCCGAAGGCACCATTCTGGTGTCCAAGACGGACTTGGGCGGCCGGATCACCTTCGTCAACCAGGCCTTCGTCGAGATCAGCGGCTTTTCCGAGGAAGAGCTGATCGGCGCCCCCCATAATCTCGTCCGCCATCCGCATATGCCACCGGCGGCCTTCGCCGATCTGTGGACCACCATCAAGGCCGGCAAGCCCTGGGAAGGCATCGTCAAGAACCGCTCGAAGAACGGCGACCATTACTGGGTGCGGGCCAATGCCACGCCCGAGATGGAGAACGGCCAGATCACCGGCTACATCTCCATCCGCACCGCGCCTTCGCGTGCCCAGATCGAGGCCGCCGAGCATCTTTACGAACAGATTCGCGCCGGCAAGGCCCGCAACATCAAGGTCGAGGAAGGCCAGGTGGTCCGCACCACCGCCGGCGCCCGCCTGGGCCGCGCCCTCAATTCCATCTCGGGTCGCCTCGCCCTGATCATCGTCGGTTTGGTGCTGATGATGGGGGCGGTGGCCTGGTTCACCCTGGACGGCATGAGTGATTCCAACGATGCGCTGAAGATCGTCTATGAACAGCGGACGGTGCCGGCCGGGCAGTTCGTCGAGATCGTCGATCGCATGCGCGAGAATATGCTGCTGACCCAGCAGATGCAGCTCGACCTGATCAACGGGCAGCCCGATTCCATCGCCCGCCGCGCGCTGCGCATCCGCGCCAATGCCGAGCACATTTCCGCGGTGTGGAGTTCCTATCGCGCCAACCCGCTTTCCGGCGAGGAAGCCGAGTTGGCCGGTGATTTCGAAACCCGGCGCAAGGACTTCGTCGAGCAGGGCCTGACACCGGCCATCGCCCTGGCGGAAAAGGGGGATGCCGCCGCCCTGGGCCGTCACAACACCACCACCGTTCTGCCGCTGTTCGAGCAGGTCCATGAGGTGCAGAAAGATCTCATGACCATGCAGTTGCGTCAGGCGGCCGAACTCTACCAGGGAGCCCACAGTGATTTCCTCCATCACATGCGCCTGGGTATCGGGACGCTGATCGTCGGAACCGTTTTTGCCACCTTCATGGTCGTATTCCTGATCCGCTACCTGCGCCGTCCCATCGCGACCCTGGAGCGGCATTTCGACGCCATCGCGCGCGGCGACTTCACCCACGAGATCAAGGTCGAGCCGATACACGAGTTCCAGCGCTCCAACGCCATGCTGCGCGCCATGGAGGCCAAGCTGGCCTACAGCGTCCAGGAGCGCGTTGAAAACGCCCGCAAGTCGCAGGAAAAGCTGCGTAGCGAGATGCTCAACCTCACCGAACTGCTGGAAGGCGAGGTGGACACCACGGTGGCGGAGATTTCCACCCAGGCCGAACGCCTGAAGGAAGGGGCCGGCCGCCTGCTGTCCACCGCCGAGGAACTGCGCGACAAGTCCGAGACGGTGGCCCGCGCCATCGAGATCACCAGCGGCAACGTCCAGACCGTGGCCGGCGCCACCGAGGAACTGGAAGCGTCATCGCGCGAGATCACCGACCGCATCCAACGCAGCTCCGAGCACAGCGAAGCCGCCCGCCGGCGGGTGGACGAGGCCAGCACCAGCGTCGGCACCCTGACCGAGGCGACAGCGCGCATCGGCGACGTGGTCAGCCTGATCCAGGCCATCGCCGGGCAGACCCGCATGCTGGCCCTGAACGCCACCATCGAGGCGGCGCGCGCCGGAGAGGCCGGCATGGGCTTCGCCGTGGTGGCCTCCGAGGTCAAGGGGCTGGCCGAGCAGACCGAGAACGCCATCGGCCGGGTCAACGCCCAGGCCCGCGACATCGAAAGCACCACCCAGCAGGCGGTGGCCACCGTCGAGGCGGTGGCCGACACCATCCGCGACATGGAGCAGATCGCCGGCCAGATCGCCGCCTCGGCCGACGAGCAGCGCGCCGCCACCGGCGAGATCATGAGCAGCGCCGTGCAGGCCGCCGACCACACCCGCGACGTGGCCGAGGCCGCCGCCGACGTGCTGAAGGCCTCGGAGCAGACCGGCGTGACGGCCCGCAAGGTCAGCGAACTGTCCATGCTGGTCAATCACGACATCGGGGCGCTGCAGCGGCGCCTCAACGTCATTCTGCGCACCTCCTACGGCGGCAACCGCCGCGCCGTCGAGCGTATCCCCGCCTCGCTGGAGTTCACCGCCGATTTCGCCGGTCACACCTTCAGCGGACATACCGGCGACATCTCGCTGATGGGCGCTCTGCTGGTGGTGGGCAACGCCCCCAAGCTGGAAGGGGAAGAGGGCATCCTCACCTTCCCCGGCGTCGGTGATATTGCCACCAAGGCCATCCTGGGCAGCAAGCTCGGCATCCAGTGCCAGTATCTTAAGGTGGGCTCGGACACCAAAAAGCGGCTGGCCGAGGCCATCGAAGCCGCCCAGGCCAAGGACACGCCGTTCATCGCCGCCGCCCAGAAGGCCGCCGCCGACGTGGCCCAGGCCTTCGAGCAGGCGATCAGCGCGGGACGCATCAGTCTGGCCGCCCTGTTCGAAAGCGAATACAGCCCGGTTCCCGACACCGACCCGCAGCAGATGCTGGCCCCCCACACCGATCTCGCCGATCAGGTGGTGCCGGGCATCATCGAGCCGGTGCTGGCCTCCAATCCGCGCGGCGTGTTTTGCTGCGCCGCCGACCGCAACGGCTATGTCGCCACCCACAACAAAATCTATTCCCAGCCGCAACGCCCCGGCGAGACGGCGTGGAACACCGCCAATTGCCGCAATCGCCGCATGTTCGACGACCGTACCGGCATCCTGGCGGTCCGCAACATCAAGGAATATCTGGCCCAGACCTATGCCCGCGACATGGGCGGCGGCAATTTCGTGGTCCTGAAGGAGATCGACTGTCCGATCATCGTGGGCAAACGCCACTGGGGCGCCATCCGCTACGGCATCAAGCTGTAA
- the rpsI gene encoding 30S ribosomal protein S9 encodes MADLSSLADLKAASPVQAHPVHERKVDAQGRAYATGKRKNAVARVWIKPGSGKIIVNGRELPVYFARPVLRMIINQPFEAARVENQFDVHCTVTGGGLSGQAGALRHGISRALTYFDPAHRPALKAGGFLTRDPRVVERKKYGKHKARRSTQFSKR; translated from the coding sequence ATGGCCGATCTCTCCAGCTTGGCCGACCTGAAGGCCGCCTCGCCGGTCCAGGCCCACCCTGTGCACGAGCGCAAGGTTGACGCCCAGGGCCGCGCCTATGCCACCGGCAAGCGCAAGAATGCCGTTGCCCGTGTGTGGATCAAGCCCGGTTCCGGCAAGATCATCGTCAACGGTCGCGAACTGCCGGTGTACTTCGCCCGCCCGGTGCTGCGCATGATCATCAACCAGCCGTTCGAGGCTGCCCGCGTCGAGAACCAGTTCGACGTGCACTGCACCGTCACCGGTGGTGGTCTGTCGGGTCAGGCCGGCGCTCTGCGTCACGGCATCAGCCGCGCGCTGACCTATTTCGACCCGGCGCACCGCCCGGCGTTGAAGGCCGGCGGCTTCCTCACCCGCGATCCCCGCGTGGTCGAGCGCAAGAAGTACGGCAAGCACAAGGCCCGTCGTTCGACCCAGTTCTCCAAGCGTTAA
- a CDS encoding biopolymer transporter ExbD has protein sequence MAISLGPADGGDDDDQVMAAINTTPLVDVMLVLLIIFLITIPVVTHTVPVQLPKEANQPTITQPGNVTIAVDHHGTVWWNEESLASRAELAARLDAAAAKVPQPEVLIRGDKDVAYEHVGRVLAAAQRGGITKVSFITEPPPR, from the coding sequence ATGGCCATCTCCCTCGGCCCGGCCGACGGCGGCGATGACGACGATCAGGTGATGGCCGCCATCAACACCACGCCCCTGGTGGACGTGATGCTGGTGCTGCTGATCATCTTCCTCATCACCATTCCGGTGGTGACCCATACGGTGCCGGTGCAGTTGCCCAAGGAAGCCAACCAGCCGACCATCACCCAGCCGGGCAACGTCACCATCGCCGTGGACCACCACGGCACGGTCTGGTGGAACGAGGAGAGCCTGGCCAGCCGCGCCGAGCTGGCCGCCCGCCTGGACGCCGCCGCCGCCAAGGTACCGCAGCCGGAAGTCCTGATCCGCGGCGACAAGGACGTGGCCTACGAGCATGTGGGACGGGTGCTGGCCGCCGCGCAGCGGGGCGGCATCACCAAGGTCAGCTTCATCACCGAACCACCGCCGCGCTGA
- a CDS encoding MotA/TolQ/ExbB proton channel family protein, translating to MSRPIRAILAALPVLLATLVLTSGALAGHVDEGHATAKQVVDNPYGLDALWAQGDFVSKGTLIILALMSMASWYILIVKLVEQSRMMRHAKAAAAGFWKAASVADGARLLDETSPFRFVATSGIEAAQHHEGSLTEKIDLHTWVTMSIQRAVGEIVSELQGGLAVLATVGSTAPFVGLFGTVWGIYHALTAIGIAGQAAIDKVAGPVGEALIMTAFGLAVAVPAVLGYNLLVRRNKLVAERVRAFAADLHAVLLAGANGSGNGLRVVR from the coding sequence ATGTCCCGTCCCATCCGCGCAATCCTCGCCGCCCTGCCGGTCCTGCTGGCCACCCTCGTCCTGACCTCGGGTGCCCTGGCCGGTCATGTGGACGAAGGCCACGCCACCGCCAAGCAGGTGGTGGACAATCCCTACGGCCTGGACGCGCTGTGGGCCCAGGGCGACTTCGTGTCCAAGGGCACGCTGATCATCCTGGCCCTGATGTCCATGGCGTCCTGGTACATCCTGATCGTCAAGCTGGTGGAGCAGAGCCGCATGATGCGCCATGCCAAGGCCGCCGCCGCCGGGTTCTGGAAGGCCGCCTCGGTGGCCGACGGCGCCCGCCTGCTGGACGAGACCAGCCCGTTCCGCTTCGTCGCCACCTCCGGCATCGAGGCCGCCCAGCACCATGAGGGCTCGCTGACCGAGAAGATCGACCTGCACACCTGGGTGACCATGTCCATCCAGCGCGCCGTGGGCGAAATCGTCTCGGAGCTGCAGGGCGGGCTCGCCGTCCTGGCCACCGTCGGCTCCACCGCGCCGTTCGTCGGGCTGTTCGGCACCGTCTGGGGCATCTACCACGCGCTGACCGCCATCGGCATCGCCGGCCAGGCGGCCATCGACAAGGTGGCCGGCCCGGTGGGCGAGGCGCTGATCATGACCGCCTTCGGTCTGGCCGTCGCCGTGCCCGCCGTGTTGGGCTACAACCTGCTGGTCCGGCGCAACAAGCTGGTGGCCGAGAGGGTCCGCGCCTTCGCCGCCGACCTGCACGCCGTGCTGCTGGCCGGCGCCAACGGCAGCGGCAACGGCCTCAGGGTGGTGCGCTAG
- a CDS encoding energy transducer TonB, translating into MEQPPPPPKVVKPPPPAYVPPPKIRPQAPPPPTAITATTDVVPAAPPPPAAIVAPTPEPVREVVKVPPALDQGRPCKPPQYPPASRRAEETGAVVLRFLIDADGSVMESVVDASSGFERLDEAARQALALCRFKAGTVDGRPERSWARIRYVWKLN; encoded by the coding sequence GTGGAGCAGCCGCCCCCGCCGCCCAAGGTGGTGAAGCCGCCGCCCCCGGCCTATGTCCCGCCGCCCAAGATACGGCCCCAGGCGCCGCCGCCGCCCACCGCCATCACCGCCACCACCGATGTGGTGCCCGCCGCCCCGCCGCCGCCCGCCGCCATCGTGGCGCCGACGCCCGAGCCGGTGCGCGAGGTGGTCAAGGTCCCGCCCGCCCTCGACCAGGGCCGTCCCTGCAAGCCGCCGCAATATCCGCCGGCCTCGCGCCGGGCCGAGGAGACCGGGGCGGTGGTGCTGAGATTCCTGATCGACGCCGACGGCTCGGTGATGGAAAGCGTCGTCGACGCCTCCAGCGGCTTCGAGCGTCTGGACGAGGCGGCCCGCCAGGCCCTGGCGCTCTGCCGCTTCAAGGCCGGAACCGTCGACGGCCGCCCCGAACGCTCGTGGGCTCGCATCCGCTATGTCTGGAAACTGAATTGA
- the rplM gene encoding 50S ribosomal protein L13 — protein sequence MKTFNAKPSEVEKKWVVIDADGVVLGRLASIVSMRLRGKHLPTYTPHVDMGDNVIIVNAEKVKLTGNKLADKRFYWHTGHPGGIKDRTMGQLLSGRFPERVIEKAVERMITRGPLGRQQMKNLRVYAGPAHPHEAQAPEVVDVAAMNPKNKR from the coding sequence ATGAAGACCTTTAACGCCAAACCGTCCGAAGTTGAGAAGAAGTGGGTCGTGATCGACGCGGACGGCGTCGTGCTCGGCCGCCTGGCCAGCATCGTTTCGATGCGCCTGCGCGGCAAGCATCTGCCGACCTACACCCCGCACGTGGACATGGGCGATAACGTGATTATCGTCAATGCCGAGAAGGTCAAGCTGACCGGCAACAAGCTCGCCGACAAGCGCTTCTACTGGCATACCGGCCATCCCGGCGGCATCAAGGACCGTACCATGGGTCAGCTGCTGTCCGGCCGCTTCCCCGAGCGGGTCATCGAAAAGGCCGTGGAGCGCATGATCACCCGTGGTCCGCTCGGCCGTCAGCAGATGAAGAACCTGCGCGTCTACGCCGGCCCCGCCCATCCGCACGAGGCGCAGGCGCCCGAGGTGGTGGACGTTGCGGCCATGAACCCGAAAAACAAGAGGTAG